GGCGGAGCCGCACCGCAAGCACAGCCCACGCGCCCCTCACGGGGCGCCCCACTCATCCTCGTCGCAAAGGACCCGTCATGCGCAAGCCGCCGTTCCTCCGCCGTACCAGCGTGGCCCTCGCCGCCGTCACCTCGCTCGCCCTCGCCCTCACCGCCTGCGGCGGCACGACCAAGGAGGACGTCGCCGACGAGGGCGGTTCCGCCGCCGCGGCCGGCGAGGCGAACCCGAACGCCGAACTGAAGAAGGGCCTCACCGTCGGCTTCCTGCCCAAGCAGGTCAACAACCCCTACTTCACCACCGCGGACAAGGGCGGCGAGGCGGCCCTGAAGGAGCTCGGCTCCACCTACAAGGAGGTCGGCCCGTCCAGCGCGACCGACACCTCCGGCCAGGTCTCCTACGTCAACACGCTCACCCAGCAGCAGGTCGACGCCATGGCCGTGTCCGCGCAGGACCCGGGCGCCCTGTGCACGGCCCTCAAGCAGGCCATGAGCAACGACATCAAGGTCGTGACCTACGACTCCGACACCAAGCCCGAGTGCCGCAACGCCTTCGTGTCGCAGGCGTCCGCCGAGGACCTCGGCCGCACCGAGGTGCAGCTGCTCGCCGAGCAGATCGGCTACAAGGGCGAGATCGCGATCCTGTCCGCCGCGCAGACCGCGACGAACCAGAACACCTGGATCGAGTTCATGAAGGACGAGCTCAAGGACCCCAAGTACAAGGACATGAAGCTCGTCAAGATCGCCTACGGCAACGACGACGCGCAGGCGTCCTTCCAGCAGACCCAGGGACTGCTCCAGGAGTACCCGAACCTGAAGGGGATCATCTCCCCGACCACCGTGGGCATCAAGGCCGCCGCCCAGTACCTGTCCGGCTCGAAGTACAAGGGCAAGGTCGAGCTGACCGGCCTCGGCACCCCCAACGACATGCGCAAGTACGTCAAGAACGGCACCGTCGAGGCATTCGAGCTGTGGGACCCGGCGAAGCTCGGCGAGCTCGCCGCCCGCACCGCCGTCGCGCTCGCGTCGGGCCAGATCACCGGCAAGGAGGGCGAGACGTTCACGGCCGGTGACATGGGCGAGTACACGATCGGCAAGGACGGCGTCATCAGCCTCGGCAAGCCGACCGTGTTCGACGCCGACAACATCGACCAGTTCAACTTCTGATCACCGGGGGCGTCGATGCAGCGTGTGTGCTTTCTGCTGAAGGTCCGGGCGGAACGTCTCGACGAGTACCGCGAGCGGCACGCCGCCGTGTGGCCCGAGATGCTCGAGGCGCTCTCGGCCACCGGGTGGCACAACTACTCGCTCTTCCTGCGCGAGGACGGCCTGCTGGTCGGCTACCTGGAGACCGAGGACTTCGCCGCCGCCCGGGCAGGCATGGAGGCCACCGATGTCAACGCCCGTTGGCAGGCGGAGATGGCGCCGTTCTTCGAGTCGCTGGACGGCGCCCGACCCGACGAGTCGATGACACCCCTCACCGAAGTCTTCCACCTCGCCTGACCGGAGCCCGCCCGTCATGAGAAGACGTTCCCTGCACGCGTCGGCCCTGCTTGAGCGCCGTCGCCGGCCCCGCCCTCGCCTCCGGCAGCGCCCGGGCGGCGAGGGCGCGATCGACGAGACGCGCCTCGCGCAGGACGGCGTGCTGTCCTTCGTGTACCAGCAGAAGTCCGAGGGCACGACGCCCTCGGCGCTGCATGTCGTCGACGTCCGGCTGCCCGCATGACCACTGCTGTCCCTGGGCGGCGTGCGGGTAGTGTGAAGCCCCTCCCGTCGCCCCCTGTTCTCCTGGAGGTCGCTGCCTGATGGCCCAGTCGGTGGGTATCAAGGACGTCGCCCGCGCCGCCGGCGTCTCCGTGGGCACGGTCTCGAACGTCATCAACCGGCCGGACACGGTGGCCACCGAGACCCGGGCGCGCGTGCAGTCCGCCATCGACCGGCTCGGCTACGTCCGCAGCGAGTCCGCGCGCCAGCTGCGCGCGGGCCGCAGCCGCATCATGGGTCTGCTGGTCCTGGACATGGGCAACCCCTTCTTCGTCGACGTGGCGCGCGGCGCCGAGCGCGCCGCCCGCGGGGCCGGCCTGGGCGTGATGGTGTGCAACAGCGCCCAGGACCCGTCGGAGGAGGCCGAGTACCTCTCGCTCTTCGCCGAGCAGCGGGTACGCGGCGTGCTGCTCACCCCGGCCGACGCGACCGGCCGCAACATCGAGGGCTTCCGCCGCCACAACATCCCCTTCGTCCTCGTCGACCGGGTCGCGGAGGGCGCCACCGAGTGCTCCGTCTCCGTCGACGACGTGGCGGGCGGCGCCCTCGCCGTACGCCATCTGGTCGACGCCGGGCACCGGTCCATCGCGTACGTCAGCGGCCCGCCCGGCCTCAATCAGGTCCGCGACCGCCGCACGGGCGCGCTGAACGCCCTTGCCGAGGCGGGTCTCGGTCCCGGCGCGCTGCGTGAGCTGCCCACCGAGCGGCTCGACGTCGCCGCCGGTCGGGACGCCGGCGCCCGGCTGCTCGGCCTCGCCGACCGGCCGACCGCCGTCTTCTGCGCCAACGACCTGCTCGCGCTCGGTGTCCTGCAGGCCATGTACGCGGCCGGTGTCGGCGTCCCCGACGACCTCGCCATCGTCGGTTACGACGACATCGAGTTCGCCGCCGCGGCCGCCGTGCCGCTCACCTCCGTACGCCAGCCGGCCGTCACGATGGGCGCGATGGCCGCCGAACTCCTGCTGGAGGAGACCGAGACGGACAACGGCGGGCCCCGGCACGAGCACCGCCGGGTGGTGCTCCAGCCGGAGCTGGTGGTGCGCCGCTCCAGCCTGTCCGGCCGCTGAACCGGCGCCGCCCGGACGGCGCACTGACCCGTCCTTCAGCACCACAGGATCCAGCCACTGAACCGGCGTTCAGCAGTCGTTCATGATCCCCGGCGGTGGCGGGCGGCCGGCGATGTGCTGAACTGGGACGCGGCCAGCACCGTCGTCCGCCCCGGGAGCCCTGTTGAGCGTCAGCTACCGCCAGCCCGGCGTCGTCCTCACCGACCGCCACTTCACCGTGCCCCTCGACCACGACCACCCGGCGGGCGGGACCGTCGAGCTCTACGCCCGTGAGGTCGTCGCGAGCGACAAGGCGGGCCAGGACCTGCCCTGGCTGCTCTACCTCCAGGGCGGCCCCGGCTTCGGGGCGAATCGTTTCGTCGGAAAGCAGGCCTGGCTCGGGCGGGCCCTGAAGGAGTACCGCGTCCTCCTCCTGGACCAGCGCGGCACCGGTCACTCCACCCCCGCCAACCGCCAGACGCTCCCGCTGCGCGGCAGCCCCGAGGAACAGGCCGCCTACCTCACGCACTTCCGTGCCGACGCGATCGTCCGCGACTGCGAGGCGATCCGGCCCGAGGTCACCGGCGGCGCGCCCTGGACCGTGCTCGGCCAGAGCTTCGGCGGCTTCTGCGCGGTGCACTACCTGTCGACCGCCCCCGAAGGCCTCGCCACCGCCGTCATCACCGGCGGCCTGCCCTCCCTCGACGCGCACGCCGACGACGTCTACCGCGCCGCCTACCCGCGCATCGAGCGCAAGGTCACCGCCCATTACGCCCGCTACCCGCAGGACGTCGAGCGGGCCCGCCGGATCGCCGACCACCTGCTCACCCACGACGTGGTCCTGCCGAACGGCTACCGGCTCACCGTGGAGGCCTTCCAGTCCCTCGGCATCCTGCTCGGCGGCAGCGAGGGCAGCCACCGGCTGCACTACCTGCTGGAGCACGCCTTCGTGCGCACCCCGGGCGGGACGGTCCTGTCCGACGCGTTCCAGGAGGAGGCGCAGGCCCTGCTGTCGTACGCCGGGCACCCGCTGTACGCGCTCGTCCACGAGGCCTGCTACGGCCAGGACCACCGGCCCACGGCCTGGTCGGCCGAACGGATCCGCGCGGAGTTCCCGCAGTTCGACGCGGCCAAGTCGCTCGCGGGCGACGGACCGGTGCTGTTCACCGGAGAAACGATCCATCCCTGGATGTTCGACTGCGACCCGGCGCTGCGCCCGCTGCGCGAGACCGCCGAACTCCTCGCTGCCCACACCGGCTGGCGGCCCCTGTACGACCCCGCGCGCCTCGCCGCCAACGAGGTGCCGGTCGCGGCGGCGGTCTACCACGACGACATGTACGTGGACACGGCCCACTCGTTGCGGACCGCCCGCGCCGTCCGGGGCCTGCGCACCTGGGTCACCGACGAGTTCGAACACGACGGCGTACGGGCGGGCGGGCCCCGGGTCCTGGACCGGCTGCTGGCGCTGGCCCGCGACGAGGCCTGACGCCGACGGTCGGACAGGCCCCGGTGCCCCGGCAGGCAACGTCCGGCTCGTCGGGCAAACGTTGCCTGCCGGGGCCCTAGGCTGCCGGGTATGACCGAGCCGACGACCCCTCAGCTCCAGCCCATGCCCGACGACTGGCGGCGTGCCCTCGCCGTCGTGGCGCACCCGGACGACCTCGAGTACGGCTGCTCGGCGGCGATAGCCGCCTGGACCGACGCCGGCCGCGAGGTGGCGTACGTCCTGGCCACCCGCGGCGAGGCGGGCATCGACACGCTGGACCCCGTGCGGTGCGGCCCGCTGCGCGAGCGCGAGCAGCGGGCGAGCGCGGCGGTCGTCGGTGTGTCGGAGGTGGAGTTCCTCGACCACCGGGACGGTGTCGTCGAGTACGGCACCGCCCTGCGCCGGGACATCGCCGCGGCCATCCGCCGCCACCGGCCCGAGCTGGTGATCACCCTCAACCACCGGGACACCTGGGGCGGCGTCGCCTGGAACACCCCCGACCACGTGGCCGTCGGCCGGGCCACGCTCGACGCGGCGGGCGACGCGGGCAACCGGTGGATTTTCCCGGAGCTGGCCGAGCGCGGCCTGAAACCCTGGAACGGCGTCCGCTGGGTCGCGGTCGCCGGCTGCAGCGCCCCGACGCA
This region of Streptomyces chromofuscus genomic DNA includes:
- the rhaS gene encoding rhamnose ABC transporter substrate-binding protein; translated protein: MRKPPFLRRTSVALAAVTSLALALTACGGTTKEDVADEGGSAAAAGEANPNAELKKGLTVGFLPKQVNNPYFTTADKGGEAALKELGSTYKEVGPSSATDTSGQVSYVNTLTQQQVDAMAVSAQDPGALCTALKQAMSNDIKVVTYDSDTKPECRNAFVSQASAEDLGRTEVQLLAEQIGYKGEIAILSAAQTATNQNTWIEFMKDELKDPKYKDMKLVKIAYGNDDAQASFQQTQGLLQEYPNLKGIISPTTVGIKAAAQYLSGSKYKGKVELTGLGTPNDMRKYVKNGTVEAFELWDPAKLGELAARTAVALASGQITGKEGETFTAGDMGEYTIGKDGVISLGKPTVFDADNIDQFNF
- a CDS encoding L-rhamnose mutarotase produces the protein MQRVCFLLKVRAERLDEYRERHAAVWPEMLEALSATGWHNYSLFLREDGLLVGYLETEDFAAARAGMEATDVNARWQAEMAPFFESLDGARPDESMTPLTEVFHLA
- a CDS encoding LacI family DNA-binding transcriptional regulator; translation: MAQSVGIKDVARAAGVSVGTVSNVINRPDTVATETRARVQSAIDRLGYVRSESARQLRAGRSRIMGLLVLDMGNPFFVDVARGAERAARGAGLGVMVCNSAQDPSEEAEYLSLFAEQRVRGVLLTPADATGRNIEGFRRHNIPFVLVDRVAEGATECSVSVDDVAGGALAVRHLVDAGHRSIAYVSGPPGLNQVRDRRTGALNALAEAGLGPGALRELPTERLDVAAGRDAGARLLGLADRPTAVFCANDLLALGVLQAMYAAGVGVPDDLAIVGYDDIEFAAAAAVPLTSVRQPAVTMGAMAAELLLEETETDNGGPRHEHRRVVLQPELVVRRSSLSGR
- a CDS encoding alpha/beta fold hydrolase; amino-acid sequence: MSVSYRQPGVVLTDRHFTVPLDHDHPAGGTVELYAREVVASDKAGQDLPWLLYLQGGPGFGANRFVGKQAWLGRALKEYRVLLLDQRGTGHSTPANRQTLPLRGSPEEQAAYLTHFRADAIVRDCEAIRPEVTGGAPWTVLGQSFGGFCAVHYLSTAPEGLATAVITGGLPSLDAHADDVYRAAYPRIERKVTAHYARYPQDVERARRIADHLLTHDVVLPNGYRLTVEAFQSLGILLGGSEGSHRLHYLLEHAFVRTPGGTVLSDAFQEEAQALLSYAGHPLYALVHEACYGQDHRPTAWSAERIRAEFPQFDAAKSLAGDGPVLFTGETIHPWMFDCDPALRPLRETAELLAAHTGWRPLYDPARLAANEVPVAAAVYHDDMYVDTAHSLRTARAVRGLRTWVTDEFEHDGVRAGGPRVLDRLLALARDEA
- a CDS encoding PIG-L deacetylase family protein; its protein translation is MTEPTTPQLQPMPDDWRRALAVVAHPDDLEYGCSAAIAAWTDAGREVAYVLATRGEAGIDTLDPVRCGPLREREQRASAAVVGVSEVEFLDHRDGVVEYGTALRRDIAAAIRRHRPELVITLNHRDTWGGVAWNTPDHVAVGRATLDAAGDAGNRWIFPELAERGLKPWNGVRWVAVAGCSAPTHAVDATPGMERAVRSLLEHRAYIEALTDEDPETYVRNFLTGYAGSTGERFGGRPAVAFELFTR